TCTGTCTGGTGGGTCTTCTGCAGGCACCGGTATATGTTAAACACGTTATAGAATCAGCTTCTTTATCATGTACGGTACTAGACAATGTGGTAGTCCACCAAGTGATCATAATCTAATTATTATTCTAAATAGTATTTATATGATTTTTCCTAATCTTTATTCTAGCACAGCAAAGTGTATTACTTTAAGGTTATCTGTTGCTCTAGGGATTTCAGTTCATTGGAATAagtaaaatgtttgttgaaaaaaGTATTCAGTGGGTCAACAAGTTGGACAGTACTCCTACATATAGTTAAAATGTTGCCATACATTGTTTACTGTCTTCTGAAAAATAAGTATTATAGTTAgttctagaacttaaaagtatttaATTCATTATTCATCTTacagttttgaaatataattgtCACTGACAAGAACTTTCACAGTAGAGGATAGGGAAATTAAAGGCAAGTAAGCATGTGAAGTACCAAAATGTAAACTAATCTGCTACTTTTAACGTTTGTAATCTTTTGGAGATATATGTACAGAATCCAGTTTTACCTGCAAGGATCCCCACTGCATGAAGTCAGCTTTGTATTTTTTACAGTGTTTTGTGTTGCTGAGGAGATTGCTAGCACTAGTTCAGCATTTTGTCTTCACTGCAGTCAAGTAGGATGTTGTATCATTCCTGATATATACATAATTAGGAAACATGAACAAGAATGGCAGAGAATTACATCTCACCTAAGTCATTTGATGAATCATTTGACAAGTATCTTTTCCCACAGATGCATTGCCTATAGTATATATTGATAAAgctttataaaattatacatgcaGTCCACAAAATGTGGTAAGATCAGAAATGAGTCAGGTGCCATTTGCTCTAGTGCTGTAGTTGTGAAAGTGGTGACCTGCTTCATCGAGTATGAGTAGCCAGTATTCCTGGGGTTGTCAGAAAAAGAGGACAGCTGCTCCCTTGACAGTTCCAGGGTAAGAGCTCAAAAGTGCTGACCATGCTCTAGGATCCTCCCCAGGGTCCTGGCTCACAGTCAGAGCATCACTGAGCCGCAGGTGTACTATCAAGTGGCCTTGCCATCAGCAGGTGACTTAGCCTATCAGAGAAGAGAAAGGTTCCTGTGAGCAAAAAGGCAGGTTTCATTTGTGATCGTGGACATTTTTCTCATTGccattcttgtgttttttttactttcttatagAAGCTGTTGCTAATTTCTTAAGTTTTATGTGTTTCACTAAGGTGAAATACAATAACTAAAGGAAAACTCAAGATAAAGTAGCTGTAGACCTTAGGTAGAAGAGAAGCAGATGATGACTACCTTTACATGCCTCTTTGGGAGACTGCCACTGTCTCCCAAAAAGTGTATCCTGTGTTGAAGTGTTTTATATCCTGAAATAAGGACAGTTCACAGAAGCACAGGAATAATACATATTTAAGCTTTCCtactttgtcttttaattaaatatatctgGAAATAATGTAATCTTGAATTCTGAAGGTAGAAGGAATGTGTGGAGAAGGAAGAGTTttgagtttaaaaaacaaaaacaaataaaaagtctaTTGGATTCTATGTAAAGTTAACTGGACGATAGCATTGCAGTCCATACTTTTGATAATCCATTGAACTTGGaactatttggaaaatattaatctcaggttttattttgtgtttaggAAAACTCCAAAAGCATGAAGATGCAATAATTGCTCTTAAAACATaacgaggccgggcgcagtggctcacgcctgtaatcccagcactttgggaggccgaggcgggtggatcacgaggtcaggagatcgagaccatcctggctaacacagtgaaaccccgtctctactaaaaatacaaaaaattagccgggcgcggtggcgggcgcctgtagtcccagctactcaggaggctgaggcaggagaatggcatgaacccgggaggcgcagcttgcagtgagccgagatagagccactgcactccagcctgggtgaaagaccaagactctgtctcaaaaaaaaaaaaaaaaaaacaaaacataacgaGACTGTTCTTGGTtaaatataatgtagtatatataatagaattttgctatttttttgtaATGTTGACTATTCAATATGCAGTTGTTTTTCAGTTTCAATAGCTTCTGTTTTGTTGAGATGACACTGAATGCAGCTTATAAAATAGAGGCTAGAATGGTAGCACAAAGTTAATATCTTTAATTATACAAACTTTACTACTgggttaaaatattaataatttattaatatgtttCAAATATTCCTTTACTCTGCAAATATGTTTGTATTAACTGTCACATAAGATGATGTTCTCAGAAAAAACTTGAAAGTGGTTGTATCTTTTCTTGCTGGATGTACTCATTTTGTGAAAATTCCACTTACATGTTATGTGCTTTTTACAGATATATCTATTGTGATGAAATTGACTTGGCTGCTGACACAGTGCTGGCCACACTTTATGCTGCCAAAAAGTACATTGTCCCTCACCTTGCCAGAGCCTGTGTTAATTtcctggagaccagcctgagtgccAAGAATGCCTGTGTGCTCCTCTCCCAGAGCTGCCTGTTCGAGGAGCCAGACCTGACCCAGCGTTGCTGGGAGGTGATTGATGCCCAGGCTGAGTTAGCTCTCAAGTCTGAGGGATTCTGCGATATTGACTTCCAGACACTAGAAAGTATTCTCCGTAGGGAAACTCTGAATGCCAAAGAAATTGTGGTTTTTGAGGCAGCTCTCAACTGGGCTGAAGTGGAATGCCAACGACAAGATCTGGCGTTGAGCATTGAAAATAAACGCAAGGTTCTAGGAAAGGCACTTTACTTGATCCGCATACCCACAATGGCCCTCGATGATTTTGCAAATGGTGCTGCACAGTCCGGGGTATTAACTCTCAATGAGACCAACGACATCTTCCTCTGGTATACTGCAGCCAAAAAGCCTGAGCTTCAGTTTGTGAGTAAAGCCCGTAAGGGCCTTGTCCCCCAGCGCTGTCACCGTTTCCAGTCGTGTGCCTATCGAAGCAACCAATGGCGCTATCGTGGTCGCTGTGACAGCATCCAGTTTGCAGTTGATAAAAGAGTGTTCATTGCTGGCTTTGGGCTGTATGGCTCCAGCTGTGGTTCTGCAGAATACAGTGCCAAGATTGAACTTAAGCGGCAGGGCGTTGTCCTGGGGCAGAACTTGAGCAAGTACTTCTCAGATGGGTCCAGCAATACCTTTCCCGTATGGTTTGAATACCCAGTGCAGATCGAGCCAGACACCTTCTACACAGCCAGTGTGATACTGGATGGCAATGAACTCAGCTACTTTGGACAAGAAGGCATGACAGAAGTTCAGTGTGGCAAAGTGACTGTCCAGTTTCAGTGCTCCTCAGATAGCACCAATGGCACTGGGGTACAGGGAGGGCAGATCCCTGAACTTATATTCTATGCTTGAAAACTCACTTCCTGAAGCAGCTTGAGCTCCACAGTGCACATCTGGTTCCAACTTGCTTGATGCTTAGCTCATCTGCAAATATGTGATCAGTGCCGGTAATTTGTAATGAATGAAGCGGTAGGCAGGTTCTAAtttcttttaaccttttaatTATGTACAGGCAAAAATGCAGCATTCCGCTTTTAACTATCTGCTTAAAAGAGCTAACGTTCTTATTAAGGCTTTGTGGTTTTTAGAGTTGCATCTGTGAACCTGGGGAGATTATGTGCTTTCCCAAGCGTTCCACCACCCTCTCAGTTTTGTCCCTCTGAAGATAGTTTTGGATCACCTTGAATTTCCTTTTGGACGTTATTTGATGAACAGAAATAAAGTGATAACAagagttatttttaaacagaacTCCTCTTAACCCCCAAAACAGATAGACCTCAGTgtacaattttgaaagaagttttgcCTTGTAATGAGTAATAATTTAGAAAGTAGACAGTGGTTGTGTTTGGCTcttgttttattccttttacatttgttgcttctgggatttaaaaaattactaagttCATAAGATTGTTAGGTATTAAACATTTCAGAGTATCAATGTAAAACTGGAAAATAAGGAACTGGGGGCATTTGTTTAGGCCATGACTTCTACAagcagatttattttcttttagtttagaAGACAAAAAATTTCAATACAGATACTTCTTTTAGAAgtaaatttttagattttattgtCAGTAGAAAAAAGTTAAACTCCTACTAATTTAAACTTAAGACAGTTTAAAAGGGAAGCCTGAAAAAGACTCATActacaaataatttaattgaTGGCATATAAGAATATGCAGTTTGAAAAAGCCAAACTCTTCTCTCCACTTAGCTTTTGATCCCCACTGTTTGCTTATTTGTATAAGTCAGACTGTgtagaatttctattttctttttccccattaaAAGAGGACCAAACAATTCTTTATACAAATGGAGTAGCAACTAGTTTTGTAGCACTACATTTAATGTAATGAGatacctttgttcatttttttaaatttgaaatatacTTTACCTGATCCACTTTGATTGTATACTATattctttgttaattttaattttgtcctGTTCCTAGACTGCTAGAATCTGGCCCCTGGCCATCTTAAAGTGCCAACATATGCCTGCAGGGTTTATAAAAAATGGCCTGGAGTGACACATTTTATTATACCTAATATTCATTGCATCAGTATCACATCTAGCTCCCTTACTTGTCCACAGATAATGTAAACAAAGGAGGGAAAAGCTTATTAAATTCTCCTTCGCTGCTGGCTTGTGCTAGTTTAGTGCCTGTGTCCCTGGCAGTGTCCAGTGTGTTCACTTCCAGTTGAAGTATCCATGTGTTTCTGGGCAGCTTTTCTGCTCAGTGTGATCCTGAGATGGCTTCCCCGCCGCCACCCAGAGTGTGGTCCTTGGCcgcctcctgctcctgctctgcAAGCCCGAAACTGGCTTGTCTGGAGCCAGGAGTTAgtcctggggtgtgtgtgtgcctgcgcACCCATGCGCATGCAAGTGTGTTTGCCAGCTCAGGAGCTGTCTCCTCTCTACCTGGCTAGTAAGAGATGGGACAGTAATGGTCCTCCTGCTGGCCCCAGCAAGGCCCATGAGTGACTGCTCTGACGTATTCACTGTGCCTCTGGGCCACTTCTTACCCTGTAGATGTGGGCTTGTTGCCTTCAGCCGGCTTCCCTGAGGGAGGAGAACACTGGATTATTGGAAATGTTTTAATCACTCTTGCCATTACCTACATCTATTAGCATAGATGATGAAAAGCTGTTACTGGTGATTATAGATGAGTATTTCCAGGACAACATTCTAAAAGTACAATTATTTCTTATTTGGGAGATTACAGGTAGTTTGGCAAAGCATTGATGTACAAAGGtacattttcaattaaaaagcATACTTCTACAAAAgatttggtttttaaattatggtTACACATTTCAGTAACTCATAGCTACTGTGCAAATTGGTAGACCTTATAAGAAGGCACTTGTTTGTAAGCCAGAGAAGAAACTTTAATTGCATCCTATCAGATTGTTGAGGTGGGTGTGATAGTCTTCAGGTGCAGTGCGTTCATTCACTAACACTCCCTGTCAGTGCCCATGTTTGCTAGCTGCCTCCATGTGACTAGTGAGCTGCTGGTGAAAGTCGTGTGAAATCCTGTACACTGTGTATAGAATAATGTAATTTTATGTTAATTGTTATTACTTTAAAACATATCTACCATCTGATTGGCTGGTACCGAGAGCTGTGGGTAAAATTTGAAAATTGTATTTAGAataagaaattttacattttaaacccTATTGTCCTTTATGCattttcaatgaaatggaatgaaggCTAATatgcttgctttattttcttttgtaatcttGGATTTTGTAGCTTTTAAAACTAGAAACCATTGTTCTAACAAAGCAGGCAACTCTATTCTATAAACACAACTTTATTAAGCAGAATACACTGTAGATGCTTTTCCCCAACGTATCTGGCTGGCAGTCTTTGTCGTTGTTCATTCTGGGGATAAAGGGGAACTAGGCTAGCAGTTCTAATATGACATTCTTTAAGCATATCTTAAAATAGTATTTAAGTAAATGGTCTAATTTCTACATAATTATTGCACTGAactgtcttttttgtttattaaggTGTTTAAATAAGCTCAGCTAATTCAAGACACTGTAGCCACTTGTGCATCAGTGTGCTTGAATTTAGTAGCTTACAGCATTatttatgaaggaaaaaatacataaatatgaagTACCTCATGTTGAATGTTATTGTACTGTATTTTTAATGTAACAGTGCAGATCTTGTTAGACACATGAATGTGTATAATCAtgttaaatgcaaataaaactagTTCATAGATTTGTTTTCCTTAGTGTTTTTGTCACACCCTTGAAATAGTCAAAAATTCATTCTGGCACTTTTGATGCCCACTACGTTTTGCAGAGATGGTTTCGCAGAGGCATTTGTTAGCTAAGTGTTCAGATATCTTTGATCCCTAAAGAAGTAAAAATTTGAGGCAAAAGGATAACAGAACAATGAATGTGTTAATCACTTGCATTGTTCAAAGCCTGACTGTTAATGAGAGGGAATGAATGGAtgcatttatatttctattatgGAATTCGTGGTTGGCCAGTATTCTGAAGCTATAGTTGCTCAAATGTCTGGATCTTCCTGTACTAAGTGGGGGTGTTGATACTGAATGACATCTGGCTTCTGATATGACCAATGCTGCTTTTTCCTTTGTTACAGTAGCTTAAGTctaggaatttaaaaaatggcaCGTAAGAATTTTGAATATAGTTTTTATGTGCTCAACTAgttttccattgtatttctttatatcaagtatttatatacacacatccaCATAATCATACATAATTATGAACATACACTTCTTTTTTCTGCAGTTTCTGATGCTTTTCTACTGCAGTTTAGTGTGAAACCCTGTATATTTGCTTAACCGCTTCATCTACTCGGGATTCAGTTTCCATAACATACTTGCCCAGAGGAGTTTTGGAATTACTCCAAAGAACAAAGGCACTGGAACTCCCCACTCTCATCAGTTTAATCACAGTTACAACCTGAGTTGTAAGATCTTTAATCCCGGAATGCCTTAGCCATTATCTCATCTTTGTTGCCACTTAATccatatatgtttattttcattattccaaGACAATTGGGAACGATCCTCCTTCATTGTTGGGACTTGGGATCTACATGTCGAGGAAAGTACACTGTCTTCCCAGTCGACTCTATAACTTGCCTGTGAAAGCCACGGGCTTACACTTGGAAGAAAACAGGAAGGAGAAAAGCATTTCTGAGGACCTAAACGGTATAAAATGTGGAGGCCAGAACAAGCAAGTTGCCCTGAAAACCTGTGGTTAAGTGTTTATTAGAGCAGGATTTTGAGTGCCTTTGAGGTGCTTCAGTGAAGATGAACACACTTTGTGGATTCCTCGTTAGTACATTTCAACATTTTTATGGagccatttacatttattgacCAACTATTCCCTTTGCTCTACGCTTCCCTTATCCTCTTCTTTTCAGAGTATGTGTTCTAAAAACTAATACCAgggaaaatttccaaaaatagtttcttcatttatttccataaCCAACATAAACACTGGTGAAAAGTTTCTCAACTAAGAAATTGCCAGGTAGGTGAGATGGAAATACCTGTGAAGAAGAAGTGAAGACTGTGGCCGACCCTGCCGCACTTCAAGCAGTGTAAGGCACTAGCAGCTACAGATTGGTCTCCGGACAATGTTTGGGTATACTTTCCGAACTTGGGCATCTTCCCCTGTTGCCTCTTAAACTTTTTTGAGATGTGAAGGGCAGTAGGGAAAGTGTAATTCCTATTTTTGCCGACCCTAACTATCCTCATGATCATTGTTTACATGCCCATCTACTTCAGTGTCCAGTGGACAGCAGTTTTACTAGCAGATGCTGCTGTTTTATGCTCTGCCATCTAAAAAGTCCCTAACCTCAAGACAGGTAGTGAGACAAAACAACCCACTCTTTGTCAAACCTGTACTTTAAATACATCTGTATGTAGGACATAATAAAAGTTATCTATTAGACTACTAGCCCTTAAACACTACTCTTAAGATCTCTCTTTAAGCTGTTGGTAGTAATCAGAGTGGGCATGTGCTCAAAGTTACTATGAGGATGCTGTCCTTTTTCACTTCATGTGACAACAGTACGTAAAGTTACTTCAAAttaagacatttttgtttttatgactgGTGGgcagttttatatttaataaactccTTTGATTTCAATGGTTTTAGAGTAAAATTAcacctgaaagaaattaaagatacgTCATACTAGTGGCCTCCATGTTAGCTTTGACATGGAGTGCTGCAGCAAATCAGTGAGCAGCCTGAAGTATGAAGACTTCTGTGAGAAACAAGGAAagtctataaaatattttgatatgtaGCAGCCTTTACTGTGGCTATACAATATGAAGTTTCTTCCCTAAACTATGTTCGAAAAGTCAAAAGAAAGATAGTGACTAGGGAAGCACAAATAATCTTTCAAAGCTTGAAGCAGAGGGTACATTCTGTTATACTGTAGAATATGTAAAAATGTGCTTTTGAGAGACATTCTAGCTGTCTTAgggaattttcatttttgtgcttGTCTTAAACAGTACtaaactttaaattatttcagcaCCCCTTATAATTGTGTTGATACAGTGCATTGAACGGTAATCAATTCAAAATTAAAGGCTGTCGTAGATCTTCAGTCTTCAAGAAAAAGTCCAAGAACATTTGGAGGCATTAATGGACTGAAGAATATATTGTTTTTTTTGCATAATTGAGTTCCCTAGAAGAGACAGAAGGTTTAATGAATCATTCAAGGGATTAAcccaccattcattcattcaccaatcATTTATTGATCTTTTGCTTCATCCCCGGCAGTCACAGAGATGCCGGAGGGTCAGAGACCAGTAAGAGGTGATGTGGCTTGCCTTGGGGTAGAACAGTACGTTTCCCAGAGGAAATGATGCTTAAGTTGGATTGTAAAGGATGCACTAGAATGATCTTTGTGAAGACTGGTGATGCAAATTGTCATGAGGGGAAAGAGGGGGATGAAGGGAATTCTGGAAGAGGAAATATCAGTGGGGACAGAATGGCAGACAGCTTAATACAGTTCAGTAAAGGGAACCTGTGGAAGAATGAGgccacctactgtgtgccaggtttGGAGTAGGATGATCAGCTGGGCAGAGGCGTGAAGTAAGCGCTTCGTGTATTAGGCTAAATTATCTGGCTTTTATCCACAAAATAAATCAGTGACATAGAGATTTGAGTTACAGAAAACAAcagttttgtgttttagaaacaGCCTTGGGAACAGTATGCTGGATCAGACTGGAGGAAAGAGGCGCAGTTCGGGCTGAGAGATCCATGCCAATGCCAGTGAAGGCCagaggggccagggatggaaaGAAGGATGGAGGTCTTAGAAGTGTGGAGGGGAGATCCCCAGGGTGCCGTGGGCTTTTCAATATCCAGTCAGAAAGGGGCTTGCTGAAGTGGGATGCAACCTCTTGCCTTACATTTATCCTATGGAGAGGGAAGGCAAACAGTTTTTTCTCTACCATCCTCTGTAGATAGTTGGTATAGAGATATCCACCCTTGATTGTATCTTTACAATCTTTTAGGAAGAAGGTAAAACACGAGTCGACAGGGTAGAGGTTAGTAGCCCAAATCCTAGAGCCAGACCATGGCCTGGTTTTGACCATGGCTCTAACCGCAGGTGACATTGGagaagttacttcacctctctgagcctcagttccctcaagAATGATGGCAGTAACAATAGTGACTTCCTCAAAATGGTCATTATGACCATGAAATACATTATTTCTAAAGCACTGACAATAGTACCTGGCAAAGAGGAAGTGCCACATAAATGTTCATTAagtgaaaaaatgttaaaagccacAGATTAAACCCATGCATTTGCCTCATTTGCATTTATGAGAACCAGTTTACTTATAGTTTATACCTACTTTTAACAATTTGGATCAATGCAGACAATTAAAAAGtgattttgttgcttttttaaattactgtggtCAATAGGGAGAATATAAAGCTACAGAGAGCTGGGTTATTGAGGAATTCTCATACTCTAACGAAACttcttataaatatttcaattttgtcATGTTAATGAGAGATAGAAATGATTTATTCTGATTAGATGGATTCTAGCACATCAGACAGCTTCTCTGCTAGAGAATTGTGTAGGATTTCTCAGAAAATTACTTCGTAAAagctgaatgtgtgtgtgcataacaAGTTTTTGAGACATTTTCCAAGAGGAGTCTattttgcaggaaaaaaatattaatatcaccTTTACTAGTTATGCTAGAGTCAAAATAAGGTCTTTTTGTGGCCTACAGCCTTACGCAATTTTAGATATTGCGCCTTCTACAAATATTTTGAGATTGAAATCAGTTTTAGCATTGACTTTATTTGTTATGTGTTGTGGGCAGGTTTGACCTTTATTATAAGTAATGTGAATGTTACAGGGAATATTTGAatggctaattgtttttattcaaGTAAACACAGGTGTGCCCGAAGCACTCGCAACTTTATTTGGGTGTCCCCATGGTTGTTGGTACTTCATCTTTGTCTTCCCCACGAATGTCCCCATCTGCAGTCTCAGTTCATGAGCCAGCACTTGGACCTCATTTCCCTAGGGCTCTACCATCCCAGAAGCTAATTCTGTGTCCCCTTTTCAGGACCATATTCTCCTCTATTTTGCAAAGTAAACCTGTAAGAGCATCCTCCAACCTGTCCCCAGAGATTCTCATTTAGGAGGTCTTGGGCACAGCCAGTCCCATTTGTTTACATGAAGCTGGAGAGGGGTAGACAGGTTTCTGCTAATGCGCGTGAAAGGTTGAGAACCCTGATGTAGACAAATCCTGGAACCTTCCTTCGATGCCACATGGACTTCCAGCTTAGCACTGTGATTCTTGCTGGGGACCCTGGCACCACACACTCTGAGAAATCAGTCTGGTGCTTATACCCTGAACCCATGACCCTGGAGCTAACTCCAACAAAACCACCATCTGCATCTGGGAAGAACAGACTGGATCATGCTGGAGGCCAGAGGAGCAGTTAGGGCGGTGAGAGCCATGCCAATGAAGACCACAGGGGTcaggagatggggagaaggaTGAAGATCCTAGAAAAGTGAAGATAAGCTACCCAGGGTGCAGTGGGGCTGATTATCAAAGGCCCAGTCTCTGACTCTTAACTTTTTGATCCTGATCTCTGCTAGTTGACCTGGCTCCTGCCTGTTCATCTCCCTATACCCTCATCCTTCCATCTGCTTCTCAGAGGGCCAGAGATCCAGTCTGATCAGCAGTGTGCTCATTCTAACTCATGCACTTGACATGCCACCTACTTAATGGTCTGATCACCATGAACTGGTCTTAGTGCCTGCCTATGCTTGGGACTGTCTCTGTAACCATTGCACTTCCTCCACATAGGTGCTGGCCTGCAGTGCATCCTCTCCCAGCCTCCAAACCCAAGCTGACTTATCTGCCCACTAGGCTTCACGGGGCCCCTGTCCAGCCTGTTATCTAGCCccagtctctgtctttttccTTCTTGCCTCTGACCTACCACCCAGAAtgtcaaaattaaaatacatttgtgtCAGCTTTCTGTTGCCCATGtaatacaaaacaaacacaacaccTCAGTCGCATATTGCAATGCAGTAGTGCTTCCACAGGTGGTCTAGGCAGCTTTGCAGGTCTTGACTGGGTTTACTCACATGTGTGAGGGTTGACTGCCTTCTGCTAGGGCAGGTTTACTCTGATTGTCTCATCCTCCAGCGAACTAGCCCAAGCACATCTTCATGGCTATGGTGGAGGCACAAAAATGTCACATGCGACAGGAAGAAACACATATGGCCTCTTGAGGCTTTGGCTCAAAACTCGTAAACTGTCACTTCCACTGCATTCTGTTGGCCAAAACAAGTCACAAGGCCTCCCAGGTGCATGGGGTAGAGAATTAGACTTCTTTACTGATAAGGGCTGCAAGTCACACAGACAGGGCTGTGGGTACAGAGAGGGATGGCATATTTGGCCATATATACAGTCAAGCAGCCACAACTTTAACCTAGGCTTGGAGAAGCCTACAGATAGACACTCTGCTCGTTTTCAACCTAGACCCTACATTTAATGCCACTTGAAGTTATCCACAGAAAATCTACTTGCACAAAAAGCATTAGTGAACTGAAGATTTTACTGAAGGTTTTatagaggagaggaggagaactCTTCCTCATACTCGGCATAAACTGTCCAAATATCCATGTGGCAGTTCTCCTCCCATGTAACTAGTTGATTCTGCTGATAAAAGAGTTGCTTGTCAGGCCCCAACCCTCCAGCCAGCACAGCTGTAGCTTTTCACTGGACTGTGTCTCACCCCCAAGCTCTGACCCCTCAAGCTGGAACTTGCATTTGGAGTTAGTAAACACCTCATtagatataatttttatcttGTCACTTATGACCTTACTTCCATTCTCACATACTGCCCTGCTCGCATCACTGCACAATTTAACTCAGGAAACCTGGCCCTAGTAAAGCAAAAAAATGTTGTGGAGGTGAAGAGGAAGGatcttttctcctctgttttatTACTGTTCACAGCAACACCCCAAAGGAAACCTTAGATGGTCCATGTGCTTCTTCCAGGAAGATGGGGCGAGACTGTGTGCTGAAAGAAAACAGCTCAGCCAACCCTTGGAGTCAGAGAGAACTGCCGAAGGAGGATTGgctggaagagggaggaaggatgggGCTCAGGTTAGCAAGAAGCCTCACACAGCTTTTTACTTAGAGCTTCTCTCCCATTTCTTCTCTTCAGGGTTCCTTGGCATGGGCCCAACTCACAGTGTTCAACCTGGGAAAGCTCAGCACATGGGGAAAGTCTAGATAGGGCTAGTTCACAAGTCGCTGGTCTGGGCACATCATCCTTACTACTAAGCAGTGTTTGACAAGGAGTTCCTTAATCTTCTCTGCATTTTGTGACCATATCACCAAGGGCTTCTCAACAGAATAGGTTTCTTATGTGACTTTCCTACACTACACCGTGTGTCTTGGTTCCCTTTGACAATTTCCACATGCATTTGCATGTCAGCTCCTTGCTCTGTGGTCTTGGGGGAGGTACAACAATGCCGCTGATCTTGTTTGTGTTTCTTCCCTTTCTGAAGCACCCTTCTCTTGCCAATGGCCCTGAGGGGAGCCCTGGCTGCTTTCTCACTGTCCTTCTTCCACAGAACAGAAAGTTTTAACTTCTAGAGTATCTCAGATCCTGCATTCCTTACTGTCCTAGACAGTTCAGCCTATGATAACAAAATAACTAACTAGGTGGTTGatacacaacagaaattgatttcttacagttctggggcttggaattccaagatcaaagtgccagcagattcaatgtctggtgaGAGTCC
This window of the Gorilla gorilla gorilla isolate KB3781 chromosome 21, NHGRI_mGorGor1-v2.1_pri, whole genome shotgun sequence genome carries:
- the BTBD3 gene encoding BTB/POZ domain-containing protein 3 isoform X3, whose product is MAADIFPRKKPANSSSTSVQQYHQQNLSNNNLIPAPNWQGLYPTIRERNAMMFNNDLMADVHFVVGPPGGTQRLPGHKYVLAVGSSVFHAMFYGELAEDKDEIRIPDVEPAAFLAMLKYIYCDEIDLAADTVLATLYAAKKYIVPHLARACVNFLETSLSAKNACVLLSQSCLFEEPDLTQRCWEVIDAQAELALKSEGFCDIDFQTLESILRRETLNAKEIVVFEAALNWAEVECQRQDLALSIENKRKVLGKALYLIRIPTMALDDFANGAAQSGVLTLNETNDIFLWYTAAKKPELQFVSKARKGLVPQRCHRFQSCAYRSNQWRYRGRCDSIQFAVDKRVFIAGFGLYGSSCGSAEYSAKIELKRQGVVLGQNLSKYFSDGSSNTFPVWFEYPVQIEPDTFYTASVILDGNELSYFGQEGMTEVQCGKVTVQFQCSSDSTNGTGVQGGQIPELIFYA
- the BTBD3 gene encoding BTB/POZ domain-containing protein 3 isoform X2; the protein is MVDDKEKNMKCLTFFLMLPETVKNRSKKSSKKANTSSSSSNSSKLPPVCYEIITLKTKKKKMAADIFPRKKPANSSSTSVQQYHQQNLSNNNLIPAPNWQGLYPTIRERNAMMFNNDLMADVHFVVGPPGGTQRLPGHKYVLAVGSSVFHAMFYGELAEDKDEIRIPDVEPAAFLAMLKYIYCDEIDLAADTVLATLYAAKKYIVPHLARACVNFLETSLSAKNACVLLSQSCLFEEPDLTQRCWEVIDAQAELALKSEGFCDIDFQTLESILRRETLNAKEIVVFEAALNWAEVECQRQDLALSIENKRKVLGKALYLIRIPTMALDDFANGAAQSGVLTLNETNDIFLWYTAAKKPELQFVSKARKGLVPQRCHRFQSCAYRSNQWRYRGRCDSIQFAVDKRVFIAGFGLYGSSCGSAEYSAKIELKRQGVVLGQNLSKYFSDGSSNTFPVWFEYPVQIEPDTFYTASVILDGNELSYFGQEGMTEVQCGKVTVQFQCSSDSTNGTGVQGGQIPELIFYA
- the BTBD3 gene encoding BTB/POZ domain-containing protein 3 isoform X4, which codes for MFYGELAEDKDEIRIPDVEPAAFLAMLKYIYCDEIDLAADTVLATLYAAKKYIVPHLARACVNFLETSLSAKNACVLLSQSCLFEEPDLTQRCWEVIDAQAELALKSEGFCDIDFQTLESILRRETLNAKEIVVFEAALNWAEVECQRQDLALSIENKRKVLGKALYLIRIPTMALDDFANGAAQSGVLTLNETNDIFLWYTAAKKPELQFVSKARKGLVPQRCHRFQSCAYRSNQWRYRGRCDSIQFAVDKRVFIAGFGLYGSSCGSAEYSAKIELKRQGVVLGQNLSKYFSDGSSNTFPVWFEYPVQIEPDTFYTASVILDGNELSYFGQEGMTEVQCGKVTVQFQCSSDSTNGTGVQGGQIPELIFYA
- the BTBD3 gene encoding BTB/POZ domain-containing protein 3 isoform X1 — protein: MPLRSLPVLGHARSLPQSVPCVRVPAEPAGRWISECPGRGLRSGHRARRRTAASPEARRSAGETVKNRSKKSSKKANTSSSSSNSSKLPPVCYEIITLKTKKKKMAADIFPRKKPANSSSTSVQQYHQQNLSNNNLIPAPNWQGLYPTIRERNAMMFNNDLMADVHFVVGPPGGTQRLPGHKYVLAVGSSVFHAMFYGELAEDKDEIRIPDVEPAAFLAMLKYIYCDEIDLAADTVLATLYAAKKYIVPHLARACVNFLETSLSAKNACVLLSQSCLFEEPDLTQRCWEVIDAQAELALKSEGFCDIDFQTLESILRRETLNAKEIVVFEAALNWAEVECQRQDLALSIENKRKVLGKALYLIRIPTMALDDFANGAAQSGVLTLNETNDIFLWYTAAKKPELQFVSKARKGLVPQRCHRFQSCAYRSNQWRYRGRCDSIQFAVDKRVFIAGFGLYGSSCGSAEYSAKIELKRQGVVLGQNLSKYFSDGSSNTFPVWFEYPVQIEPDTFYTASVILDGNELSYFGQEGMTEVQCGKVTVQFQCSSDSTNGTGVQGGQIPELIFYA